A DNA window from Malus domestica chromosome 12, GDT2T_hap1 contains the following coding sequences:
- the LOC103450614 gene encoding uncharacterized protein produces the protein MTRIDSCLLSLANFHVFCTLSIVAIIFIVNADKIIYSNSERSLASDNEAISPLLQNYDHNSAGRLIKSDVSRLVLHSMQDETIEVGRENTRPLVPPFNVTEEERIAWFRSKLPEFHILKSDKSAKQFHGRVLEFFNKECEGQFFMTWISPARSFGSREFLTMESLFKAHPRGCLMIISRSMDSKHGYRILKPLQDSGFKVHAVTPDLSFLFNNTPAKTWFAGMKRGNRDPGLRNSIGAQSADVVSKNWTRLNNAVLIFDANHPLLHKFMKEFALTFDGNKWGHNGPYLVSRVVLRVQNRPGYNFTILPPLAFYPVDWNRIGGLFKKPGSPAHSRWIKAKLLQLSGETYGVHLWNKQSSREVVQEGSIMQRLISDHCIICNDI, from the exons ATGACTCGAATCGACAGCTGCCTACTTAGCCTCGCCAACTTTCACGTCTTCTGCACTCTTTCAATTGTTGCAATCATCTTCATCGTCAATGCCGATAAAATCATCTATAGCAACTCGGAACGGTCATTGGCGTCGGACAATGAAGCGATTTCTCCGTTGCTGCAGAATTATGATCATAATTCTGCAGGCAGACTGATCAAGTCTGATGTAAGTCGCTTAGTCCTGCATTCCATGCAGGACGAGACCATTGAAGTTGGTAGAGAAAACACAAGGCCTCTTGTTCCTCCTTTCAATGTCACAGAAGAAGAGAGAATTGCTTGGTTCCGAAGCAAGCTGCCGGAATTTCACATTCTCAAGTCAGACAAGTCTGCAAAGCAATTCCATGGCCGTGTTCTGGAATTCTTTAACAAGGAGTGTGAGGGTCAGTTCTTTATGACATGGATTTCGCCGGCAAGGTCTTTTGGGAGCAGAGAGTTCTTGACTATGGAAAGTCTCTTCAAAGCCCACCCACGCGGATGTTTGATGATTATCTCGAGAAGTATGGACTCCAAGCACGGCTACAGAATTCTGAAACCGCTGCAGGATAGTGGGTTCAAAGTTCATGCTGTGACACCAGACTTGTCATTTCTGTTCAACAACACACCGGCAAAAACCTGGTTTGCTGGGATGAAGAGAGGCAACAGAGACCCTG GACTGAGAAACTCGATTGGTGCACAAAGTGCGGATGTGGTTTCGAAGAACTGGACCAGATTAAATAATGCAGTTCTGATCTTTGATGCGAATCATCCCCTTCTGCACAAGTTCATGAAGGAATTTGCCCTGACTTTTGATGGGAATAAATGGGGGCATAATGGTCCCTACCTGGTCTCCAGAGTGGTCCTGAGGGTGCAAAACCGACCCGGTTATAACTTCACGATTCTACCCCCTCTCGCCTTTTACCCTGTCGACTGGAATAGGATCGGGGGGCTGTTTAAAAAGCCGGGAAGCCCGGCTCATTCACGATGGATAAAAGCAAAGCTGCTTCAGCTTAGCGGGGAGACTTATGGAGTACACCTATGGAACAAGCAAAGCAGCAGAGAAGTAGTCCAAGAAGGAAGCATTATGCAGAGATTAATCTCCGATCACTGCATCATTTGCAACGACATATAG
- the LOC114819933 gene encoding probable LRR receptor-like serine/threonine-protein kinase At3g47570, with the protein MEPSYTYCTNFLFKFLPGFFLLCMISCLESTFGNKSDRLALLDFKRRITEDPLHIMNSWNDSVDLCSWVGVTCNHANKRVMILNLEAQKLVGPVPPSIGNLTYLNGINLIDNNFHGEIPQEIGRLLGLQYLNLTSNSFGGKIPANISHCTQLRMLNVGSNKLIGSIPNQLNSLLNLAHFLVGKNNLTGTIPDWIGNFSSMSAISLDNNNFEGSIPYALGRLTSLGSFELASNKLSGTVPSSIYNISSIYSIHVTNNQLHGELPQNVGTTLPNLELFAGGVNKFTGSIPVSLSNASKLRFLDFAENGLTGKFPAENFGTLKGLVRLNFDANRLGSGKTGDLRSLSFLANCTDLEVLSFSRNRFGGELPESIGNLSTKLRIFTMGGNLLHGSFPTRVVNLVNLINLGMEQNYLGGSVPDVIGKLQKLHGLYLNLNQFSGTIPSTLGNLTSVTRLFMEGNRFEGSISPSLGNCQSLLMLNLSSNQLSGTIPKEVIGLSSLSISLSMSNNSLTGSLPSEVGELVHLSELDVSGNKLSGEIPITLGSCTSLVSLHLEGNQFEGTIPQSLANLRGLEEIDISRNNLSGQIPECLGKLGALKQLNISYNEFEGELPTEGIFSNASGFSVLGNNKLCGGIRELRLHVCTSKKSHSSQGLLAPKVIIPLTCALALIITLSCFIASCALVKRSRGRPLTSRSNEESKSGVSYLQLVESTNGFSPENLIGSGSFGSVYRGVLSGNGIIVAVKVLNLQQEGASKSFIDECKALRSVRHRNLLKIITACSSIDSQGNEFKSLVYEFMENGSLDPWLHPRDDEESPNKRLSLTQRLNIAIDVASVLDYLHHNCETCIVHCDLKPSNILLDEDMVAHVGDFGLAKFLLEASNGTTLSVGLKGSTGYIPPEYGMGGQVSTQGDVYSYGILLLEMFTGKRPTDDIFKDGLSIHQFTAMALPDHVKEVVEPSLLLETDDEDVEDDDGDGYGNKIRERPLAKYKDPGPDKAKRREECLYSVIQIGISCSAISPGERMRMDVVVNKMGALRDSYLNLRRRR; encoded by the exons atggagCCTTCGTATACTTACTGTAcgaattttttgtttaaattcctTCCCGGGTTCTTTCTCTTATGCATGATCTCGTGCCTGGAATCCACATTCGGAAACAAATCTGATCGTCTCGCTCTGCTGGACTTCAAGAGGAGAATAACAGAAGATCCTCTCCATATCATGAACTCATGGAATGATTCGGTCGATTTGTGCAGTTGGGTTGGCGTTACGTGCAACCATGCGAACAAAAGAGTCATGATCTTGAACTTGGAAGCTCAAAAGTTGGTAGGCCCCGTACCGCCTTCAATCGGAAATCTTACTTATCTTAATGGAATCAACTTGATAGACAACAACTTTCACGGCGAAATTCCTCAAGAAATCGGACGTCTACTAGGCTTGCAGTATCTCAACCTGACTTCGAATTCTTTCGGCGGGAAAATTCCAGCTAATATATCTCACTGCACGCAGCTAAGAATGCTCAATGTTGGTTCAAATAAGCTGATTGGGTCAATTCCGAACCAACTCAATTCGTTGTTGAATTTAGCCCATTTTTTGGTTGGTAAAAACAATCTCACCGGAACAATTCCGGATTGGATAGGAAACTTTTCTTCCATGTCTGCAATCTCTCTTGATAACAACAATTTTGAAGGAAGCATACCATATGCGCTCGGGCGGTTGACAAGCTTGGGAAGCTTCGAACTTGCATCAAACAAACTTTCCGGTACGGTTCCTTCTTCAATCTATAATATATCGTCGATATACTCAATTCATGTTACCAACAACCAGCTGCATGGAGAGCTCCCACAAAATGTGGGGACTACTCTTCCTAATCTTGAGTTATTTGCTGGCGGTGTCAACAAATTCACCGGAAGTATTCCTGTTTCTTTGTCAAATGCTTCTAAACTTCGATTTCTTGATTTTGCCGAAAATGGCCTCACGGGAAAATTCCCTGCTGAAAATTTTGGAACTTTGAAAGGGTTGGTGAGACTAAACTTTGATGCCAATAGGCTGGGAAGTGGGAAAACAGGTGACCTGCGTTCTCTCAGTTTTCTGGCCAATTGTACTGATCTTGAGGTGTTAAGTTTTAGTCGTAATCGTTTTGGAGGGGAATTGCCAGAGTCCATAGGCAACCTTTCGACAAAACTGAGAATTTTTACAATGGGGGGAAATTTATTACATGGAAGCTTCCCTACCCGGGTTGTGAATCTTGTAAACTTGATCAATCTAGGAATGGAACAAAACTATCTTGGTGGTAGTGTCCCTGATGTGATCGGTAAGCTTCAGAAGTTGCACGGGCTGTATTTGAATCTTAACCAATTCTCTGGGACAATCCCGTCCACGCTAGGCAACTTGACTTCAGTCACAAGGCTCTTCATGGAGGGGAATAGGTTTGAGGGAAGCATATCTCCGAGTCTCGGGAACTGCCAAAGCTTATTGATGCTTAACCTTTCTAGTAATCAGCTAAGTGGCACCATACCTAAAGAGGTTATCGGGCTTTCATCTCTATCAATTTCTTTGTCCATGTCGAACAATTCTTTGACTGGTTCTCTACCATCTGAAGTGGGCGAGTTGGTACATCTCTCGGAGCTAGATGTATCAGGAAACAAGTTATCGGGTGAAATCCCCATAACCCTCGGCAGCTGTACTAGTTTGGTGAGCCTACATTTGGAAGGTAACCAATTTGAAGGAACAATTCCTCAATCTCTAGCCAACTTAAGAGGCTTGGAAGAAATAGATATTTCACGCAATAATTTATCTGGCCAGATTCCTGAATGTTTAGGTAAGCTTGGAGCTCTAAAGCAACTCAATATTTCCTATAATGAATTTGAGGGTGAATTGCCCACAGAAGGGATATTTTCAAATGCGAGTGGTTTCTCGGTTCTTGGAAATAATAAGCTCTGCGGTGGCATCCGAGAATTACGTCTACATGTATGCACCAGCAAAAAATCTCATTCATCTCAAGGACTACTTGCCCCGAAAGTAATAATCCCTCTAACTTGTGCACTTGCATTAATAATTACTCTGTCATGTTTCATTGCTTCTTGTGCATTGGTGAAAAGGTCAAGAGGTAGACCTTTAACTTCACGTTCTAATGAAGAATCAAAATCAGGTGTCTCCTATTTACAACTCGTTGAATCAACCAATGGGTTCTCTCCAGAAAATCTCATTGGTTCGGGAAGTTTTGGTTCTGTATACAGGGGAGTACTCTCTGGTAATGGCATCATAGTTGCCGTTAAGGTGTTAAACCTTCAACAAGAAGGAGCTTCCAAGAGTTTCATTGATGAATGCAAAGCTTTAAGAAGTGTAAGGCACCGCAATCTTCTCAAGATCATAACTGCATGCTCGAGCATTGATAGTCAAGGTAATGAGTTCAAAAGTCTAGTTTATGAGTTCATGGAAAATGGAAGCCTGGACCCTTGGCTGCATCCAAGGGATGACGAAGAATCTCCAAACAAGAGATTGAGCCTTACCCAAAGACTGAATATTGCCATTGATGTCGCTTCTGTACTAGATTATCTACACCACAATTGTGAAACATGCATTGTTCATTGTGATTTAAAGCCAAGCAATATTCTTCTTGATGAAGATATGGTTGCTCACGTTGGTGACTTTGGCCTAGCAAAGTTCCTCTTGGAGGCATCAAATGGTACAACCTTGTCAGTAGGGCTAAAAGGTTCCACAGGCTACATTCCTCCAG AGTATGGGATGGGAGGACAAGTCTCCACACAAGGAGATGTTTATAGTTACGGGATACTGTTGCTAGAAATGTTCACAGGAAAAAGGCCAACCGATGacattttcaaagatggtcTAAGCATTCACCAATTCACCGCCATGGCATTGCCGGACCATGTCAAGGAAGTAGTTGAGCCCTCATTGCTCCTCGAAACAGATGacgaagatgttgaagatgacgATGGCGACGGATATGGGAATAAAATACGGGAAAGACCACTGGCCAAATACAAGGATCCCGGCCCGGACAAAGCAAAAAGACGGGAGGAATGCTTGTATTCGGTGATACAAATAGGCATCTCGTGCTCCGCAATATCACCAGGAGAGCGGATGCGTATGGATGTGGTTGTCAACAAAATGGGTGCACTTAGAGACTCATATCTCAacttaagaagaagaagatga